The Rhodococcus antarcticus DNA segment AGAAGCGGTCCCCGCCACGCACCTGGTACGGGATGCCGACCTCGGTCAGCGCCTGCTCGTGCACCTCGGACTGGGCGTTGATCCGGTAGAGCACGGCGATCTCGGCCGCCGGGGTTCCCGCGTCGACCAGCTTCCGGATCCGGGCGGCGACGGCGGTGGCCTCCGCGGACTCGTCGGGGTGCTCGGCGAACTCCGGGGCCGGGCCGGGCGGGCGCTGGCCGACGAGCTGCAGCCGGCTGCCCGCGATGCGCCCCCGGGCCGCGCCGATCACGCGGTTGGCCAGGCTCACCACCTCGGGGGTCGAGCGGTAGTCGCGCTCCAGGCGGACCACGGTGGCCTCGGAGAAGCGCCGGGAGAAGTCGAGCAGGAACCGTGGGGTGGCGCCGGTGAACGAGTAGATGGTCTGGTTCGCATCGCCCACCACCGTGAGGTCGTCCCGCTCACCGAGCCACGCGTCGAGCACGCGCTGCTGCAGCGGGGTCACGTCCTGGTACTCGTCGACGACGAAGCAGCGGTAGCGGTCGCGGAACTCGCGCGCCACCTCGGAGTGCTCCTCGAGGGCGGCGGCGGTGTGCAGCAGGAGGTCGTCGAAGTCGAGAACGCCGTTGCGGGTCTTCAGCGCCTCGTACCCTGCGTAGACAGCGGCCACCTGCTCGGCCGAGCCGGGCGGGTCGCGGTGCGCGCGAACGGCGGCGGCCGGGTAGTCCTCGGGGGCGATGAGCGTGGCCTTGGACCACTCGATCTCCCCGGCCAGGTCACGCAGGCTGTCCGCGCTGGTGGAGACCCCGGCCCTGCTGGCCGACTGGCCCACCAGCCCGAGCTTGCGGTCGAGCAGCTCCCACGGGGTGTCCCCCACCACCTGTGGCCAGAAGTACCGCAGCTGGCGCAGCGCGGCGGCGTGGAAGGTGCGGGCCTGCACCCCGCCGATGCCCAGGGTGCGCAGCCGGGTGCGCATCTCGCCGGCCGCCCGCGAGGTGAAGGTGACCGCCAGGACCTGGCCGGGGGCGACGTGCCCGGAGTCGACCAGGTGCGCGATGCGACGGGTGATGGTGCGCGTCTTGCCGGTGCCCGCCCCGGCCAGCACGCAGACCGGGCCGCGGGGGGCGTCGACGGCGGCCTGCTGCTGCGGGTCGAGGCCGGTGTCACTCACCCGGGCAGTCTCCCAGCCCGCACCGACACTCCGCGCCGCTGGGGGCGGGGGCGGGATCAGCGCAGGTCGGCCAGCCGCGGGGCGGCCGCGTCCTTCGCGGAGACCTGCGCGCGGTCCTCGTCGTCGAGCGGGATGGGCCAGGCGATGCCCAGCTCGGGGTCCAGCGGGGTCAGGGCGGTACCGGCCATCCCGGGCACCCACTCGGCGTCGAAGGCGTACAGGTACTGGGTGACGCCCTCGCTGGTGGGCTGGAAACCGTTGCACACGCCCGCCGGCACGAGGACCTGGACGCCGGGGGTGAGGGCGACGGTGACCACGCGGCCGAAGGTGGCCGAGCCCGCCCGGGTGTCGACGTAGGCACCGAACGCCTCCCCGGCCGCGACCCCCACCAGCTTGGTCATCGACTCCCCGTGCAGACCGCGCACGGCGCCCTGCGAGGTGGCCGTGAGGTTCACCTGCACCCACGGGCCCATCGACGGCAGCCCGGCCGCCACGAACGCCGACTCCCGGTAGAACTCGCGCACGGTGCCGCGGTCGTCGGTGACCTGCTTCATCGTGAGGACCCACAGGCCCTCGACCTCGGTCCGCTCGGCGGTGAAGGGGACGATCGTCAGCTCAGCCACGCCCGCGATGCTGCCACGCCCTACGCTGCGCCCGTGACGTGGCTGGTGCTCGCCGGGGTCGTGGTGGTGTTCGTGGGACTGCCGTTCGTGCTGCTGCGCGCGCCCTGGATGAAGGAGTCGTTCGTCAGCGGCGGGGCGGGCGGGAAGCCTGCGGCCCCGCCGGTGGTTGAGTCGGGCATGGCTGACTTCACGATGTACTCGACCGGCTGGTGCGGATTCTGCGCGCGCCTCAAGTCCCAGCTCGCGCAGGCGGGCATCACCTACACCGACGTCGACATCGAGGGCGACCCCGACGCCGCCTCGTTCGTCGAGAGCGTGAACAACGGCAACCAGGTTGTGCCGACGCTGCGCTTCGCCGACGGATCGACCGCGACGAACCCGAGCCTCGCGCAGGTGCAGGCCAAGCTCGCCGCCTGAGCGACCCGGGCTCAGCCGACCCAGGACTCGAGCATGACCCGTGCGATGGAGATCGACCCGGGCAGCAGCAGGGGGACCTCCTCGCCGGGGTCGTCGGGGTTGCCCGTCCACTCCCCCCGGGCCAGTGCCTCGCGGACGTCGTCCTTGGTGAACCAGCGGGCCTCGGCGATCTCACCGTCGCGGGGGACGACCGGGGCGGCGGCGTCGGCCGTGGCCTCGAAGCCCAGCATGATCGAGCGCGGGAACGGCCACGGCTGGCTGCCCAGGTAGTGGATGTCGGTGACGGCGGCGCCGACCTCCTCGCCCACCTCGCGCTCCACGCAGTCCTCCAGCGACTCCCCCGCCTCGACGAATCCCGCGAGCACGGAGAACCGGCCCACCGGCCACGTCGGCTGGCGGCCGAGCAGGACCTGGTCGGCGCCGTCGTGCACCAGGCAGATCACGGCCGGGTCGGTGCGCGGGTACTCCTCGCGCCCGCACTGGGCGCAGCGTCGCGCCCAGCCGGAGCTCACCGGCTTGGTGCGGCCCCCGCAGACGGTGCAGAACCGGGCCATGGCGTGCCAGGCGAGCAGGGCCGCTGCCGTGGTGAGCAGACCGGCACCGGTGTCGTCGAGCAGCGCGCCGCCCGAGCGCAGGTCCACGGCCTGCTCGCCCTCGAGCACCTCCAGCTCGGGGGTGGGCACCGCCCACACCGGGGTGTCGCCGTCCTCGCCGAGCAGCACGGCGTCCTTGGCCGGCGCCGCGCCCGTGGTCGACGCCGACTCCAGCACCAGCCGGCCGTCCTTCGCCGCGACCCGTCCGGCCGGGTCGACCCGCAGCACCTGCGCGTGCGCCCAGCCCGCGGTCAGACGCTCCGGGTCCACCCGCAGGAGCTCGTCGCGGACCACCGTGGAGCGGGACAGGCTCGGCTCGCGGTCCAGGACGAACCGTGCGCTCACACCGCCACCCCGCCGAGGGCGACCAGCACGTCCGAGAGCACCGCGGCGTCACCCTGGACGATGCCGGTGAACCGACCGGGGCCGAACATCCGGGCGGCGGCGGCCCGCACCTCGTCGTCGGTGGTCGCCGCGAGCCGCGCGGGGTGCTCGCGGACCCAGCTCGGCTCCAGGCCCAGCGGGACGAGCCGCGACAGGGTGCTGGCCAGCCCGCTCTGGGTGGCCAGCGAGATGGACAGCGCGCCGATGGCGTACTGCCGCGCCGAGCTGATCTCGGCGTCGGTGGGCGGCACGAGCACCACCCGGGAGAGCTCGTAGACGGTCTCCATCAGCGCTGCCGCGGTGGTCTCCCGCGACGTGTCGAGCTCGACGGTGAGGACCTGCCCCGCCTGGCTCGCGTCGAGGCCCGAGGACGCCCCGTAGGTGTAGCCCTTGTCCTCGCGCACGTTCTCCATCAGCCGCGAGGAGAAGTACCCGCCGAGCACCAGGTTCGCCAGCTGCGCGGCCGGGTAGCCGGCATCGCTGCGGGACACGCCCTGGGCGACGAGCCTGATCTGCGACTGCACCGCGCCGGCGCGGTCGACCAGCAGCGTCGGGGCCGGGGTGATGGTCGGCCACGGGGAGAGGACGGTGGCGGAGTGCTCGCTGGTCCAGCCCGCGAGCGCGGTGCGCACCTGCTCCAGCACGGCCTCGGGCTCCACGTCACCGACGAGCACGAGCAGGGCGCCGCGCGGCACCACGGCGCGGGCGTGCAGGGCGCGGACGTCCTCGGCCGTGACCACCGTGACCTCGTCGACCTCGGGCACCTCGTGCGCGGAGGGGTGCCCGGCCAGGCTGCGCCGCAGCACCGCCTCGCGGGCGAGCACCCCGGGCTGGGAACGGGCCACCTCGAGGCGCTCGACGAGCCGGTCGCGCTCGCTGTCCACCTCCTCGGTGGGGTGGGTGGCGCCGGTCAGGACGTCGGCGAGGACGTCCAGCAGCACGGGCAGGCCCTCGGCGAGCACCGAGCCGCCGACGACGAGCCGCTCGGGGTCGACCGACGCGCCGACCTCCGCACCGACGGCCGCGAGCTCGGTGTCCAGGGCCAGCCGGTCGCGACGGGCGGTGCCGGCCAGCAGGGTCGCGGCGAGCACCTCGGCGGTACCGACGTGCGGGGCGCCGGTGGTGAAGCCCTGGGGCTCGGCAAAGGGCACGACCAGGCGCGCCTCGACCACCGGCACCGTGGCGCGCTGCACCACGAGCACGCGCAGCCCGTTCTCCAGCACCGCGTCGGAGCTGACGAGCTCGGCACCCGCGCTCTGGGTACCGAGCGGGGGGAGCTCTCGCGGCCCCGTCTCTGTGGTGGCGATCTGCGCCGCGGTGCGGCTGGCGGGCTCGGCCGCGGTGCGGCTGGCGGGCTCGGCCGCGGTGCGGCTCGCGGGCTCGGTGGCGGTGCGGCTCATGCGGCTCCTCCTGGCTGGACTTCCAGCACGGCGCGGGCGTCGGGGCGCAGCGCGGCCGCGGCGGCGGCCACCTGCTCGGGGGTCACGGCGGCCACGAGGTCGGGCAGCTCGGCGGAGAGGTGCGGGTTGCCGAACAGCAGCTCCGACGCGCCGGCCTCCAGCGTCCGGGAGACGAGCCGGTCCCGGCTGCGGTGCGTGCCAGCGCGCCAGCGGGCCACCACCCCGGCCAGCTCGACCGCGCTGGGGCCGTCGGCGGCCAGGGTCGCGATCTCGGCGTCCACGGCGTCGAGAACCTGCCGGGCGGAGGCCTCCGGCGAGTGGATGGCGGTGACGACGAACGGGTCCGGGTCCCGGGCGTCCAGCGGCTCGCCGAACAGGCCGCAGCCCGCGGAGATGTCGGTGACGAGACCGTCCCGCTGCACCAGGGTGCGCTGCAGCCGCGACGAGTCGGAGTCGGTGAGCACCGCCCCCAGCACGACGGCCGCGAGGTAGCCGGGCAGGTCGGCGGCCGGGTCGGGCAGGCGGTACCCGACGGCGACGGCGGGCAGCGGGGCGTGGGCGTCGACGTGGACCTCCCAGCGCTCGCTGCTCAGCTGCGGCTCGGCGAAGGACGCGCGCACGGGCTCGGGCCGGACCGGCACGTCGCCGAAGTGCTTGCGCACCAAGGCCTCCGCCACGTCCGGATCGAGGTCACCCGCGACGGTCAGCACGGCGTTGGCCGGCGCGTACCAGGTGTCGAAGAAGTCGGCGCAGTCGTCCACCGAGGCCTGCTCGAGGTGGCTGAAGTCGCCGTACCCGTTGTGCGCGTTGGGGAACGTGTCGAACAGCACCGGCGGCAGCAGGATCCACGGCAGACCGCCGTAGGGCCGGTTGTGGACGTTGAGCCGAATCTCCTCCTTGACCACCTCGACCTGGTTGGCCAGGTTCTCCGCGGTGATCTTCGGCGCCCGCATGCGGTCGGCCTCGAGGAAGATCGCCCGCTCCAGCGCGGCCGAGGGAAGCACCTGGAAGTAGTCGGTGTAGTCGGGGTGGGTGGACCCGTTGAAGACCCCGCCCGAGCTCTGCACCACCCGGAAGTGCTCGAGCTTCGCGAGGCTCTCGCTGCCCTGGAACATGAGGTGCTCGAACAGGTGCGCGA contains these protein-coding regions:
- a CDS encoding ATP-dependent DNA helicase UvrD2, translating into MSDTGLDPQQQAAVDAPRGPVCVLAGAGTGKTRTITRRIAHLVDSGHVAPGQVLAVTFTSRAAGEMRTRLRTLGIGGVQARTFHAAALRQLRYFWPQVVGDTPWELLDRKLGLVGQSASRAGVSTSADSLRDLAGEIEWSKATLIAPEDYPAAAVRAHRDPPGSAEQVAAVYAGYEALKTRNGVLDFDDLLLHTAAALEEHSEVAREFRDRYRCFVVDEYQDVTPLQQRVLDAWLGERDDLTVVGDANQTIYSFTGATPRFLLDFSRRFSEATVVRLERDYRSTPEVVSLANRVIGAARGRIAGSRLQLVGQRPPGPAPEFAEHPDESAEATAVAARIRKLVDAGTPAAEIAVLYRINAQSEVHEQALTEVGIPYQVRGGDRFFARPEVRSAVAALRQAAQQGAGRDGDEVDADLLEVVRAVLEPVGLTVTAPPGGAVRERWESLTALVELAEELLTVQPAAGLPQLLTELQTRADARHPPTVQGVTLASLHAAKGLEWDAVFLVGLNDGTLPIQHALGEGGAAEEAAVEEERRLLYVGVTRAREVLSLSWSLSRNPGGRPNRRRSRFLHGLVPEDHPAARLPAKAAPRDTRKRGRCRVCGQPLVGAMPTKLGRCESCPSNVDDELLESLRTWRKERSTELKVPAYVVFTDATLTAIAEQKPGDAAALVAIPGIGAAKLERFGPDVLTLVRGEQPAPGAG
- a CDS encoding dTDP-4-dehydrorhamnose 3,5-epimerase family protein, with amino-acid sequence MAELTIVPFTAERTEVEGLWVLTMKQVTDDRGTVREFYRESAFVAAGLPSMGPWVQVNLTATSQGAVRGLHGESMTKLVGVAAGEAFGAYVDTRAGSATFGRVVTVALTPGVQVLVPAGVCNGFQPTSEGVTQYLYAFDAEWVPGMAGTALTPLDPELGIAWPIPLDDEDRAQVSAKDAAAPRLADLR
- a CDS encoding mycoredoxin; the protein is MADFTMYSTGWCGFCARLKSQLAQAGITYTDVDIEGDPDAASFVESVNNGNQVVPTLRFADGSTATNPSLAQVQAKLAA
- the nudC gene encoding NAD(+) diphosphatase — protein: MSARFVLDREPSLSRSTVVRDELLRVDPERLTAGWAHAQVLRVDPAGRVAAKDGRLVLESASTTGAAPAKDAVLLGEDGDTPVWAVPTPELEVLEGEQAVDLRSGGALLDDTGAGLLTTAAALLAWHAMARFCTVCGGRTKPVSSGWARRCAQCGREEYPRTDPAVICLVHDGADQVLLGRQPTWPVGRFSVLAGFVEAGESLEDCVEREVGEEVGAAVTDIHYLGSQPWPFPRSIMLGFEATADAAAPVVPRDGEIAEARWFTKDDVREALARGEWTGNPDDPGEEVPLLLPGSISIARVMLESWVG
- a CDS encoding M16 family metallopeptidase, which produces MSRTATEPASRTAAEPASRTAAEPASRTAAQIATTETGPRELPPLGTQSAGAELVSSDAVLENGLRVLVVQRATVPVVEARLVVPFAEPQGFTTGAPHVGTAEVLAATLLAGTARRDRLALDTELAAVGAEVGASVDPERLVVGGSVLAEGLPVLLDVLADVLTGATHPTEEVDSERDRLVERLEVARSQPGVLAREAVLRRSLAGHPSAHEVPEVDEVTVVTAEDVRALHARAVVPRGALLVLVGDVEPEAVLEQVRTALAGWTSEHSATVLSPWPTITPAPTLLVDRAGAVQSQIRLVAQGVSRSDAGYPAAQLANLVLGGYFSSRLMENVREDKGYTYGASSGLDASQAGQVLTVELDTSRETTAAALMETVYELSRVVLVPPTDAEISSARQYAIGALSISLATQSGLASTLSRLVPLGLEPSWVREHPARLAATTDDEVRAAAARMFGPGRFTGIVQGDAAVLSDVLVALGGVAV
- a CDS encoding M16 family metallopeptidase, whose amino-acid sequence is MVHAAPPPALRSLVLDNGLRVLIAPDPSAPVIAVSVHYDVGFRSEPEGRTGFAHLFEHLMFQGSESLAKLEHFRVVQSSGGVFNGSTHPDYTDYFQVLPSAALERAIFLEADRMRAPKITAENLANQVEVVKEEIRLNVHNRPYGGLPWILLPPVLFDTFPNAHNGYGDFSHLEQASVDDCADFFDTWYAPANAVLTVAGDLDPDVAEALVRKHFGDVPVRPEPVRASFAEPQLSSERWEVHVDAHAPLPAVAVGYRLPDPAADLPGYLAAVVLGAVLTDSDSSRLQRTLVQRDGLVTDISAGCGLFGEPLDARDPDPFVVTAIHSPEASARQVLDAVDAEIATLAADGPSAVELAGVVARWRAGTHRSRDRLVSRTLEAGASELLFGNPHLSAELPDLVAAVTPEQVAAAAAALRPDARAVLEVQPGGAA